Proteins co-encoded in one Micropterus dolomieu isolate WLL.071019.BEF.003 ecotype Adirondacks linkage group LG19, ASM2129224v1, whole genome shotgun sequence genomic window:
- the slc25a48 gene encoding solute carrier family 25 member 48 isoform X3, which yields MGFFKGMSFPLASITVYNSVVFGFFSNTQRLISKYRYGDGRHPCGMLDLTVASMLTGLVSVGLGAPVDLVKIRLQLQTQTVLAENVHLAGNVSSCTNIPLRSVDIHSQRLYRGPIHCIISILQTEGLQGLYRGAGAMILRDVPGYMLYFIPYTIFCDLLKPDATSSPHPCFIGLAGGLAGSISWVTATPADVVKSRMQADAQPQRKYRGILHCIILSYKTEGAQVFFRGASVNAIRGFPMSATMFLTYELSLQFFRGL from the exons ATGGGTTTCTTTAAAGGCATGTCTTTCCCGCTGGCCAGCATCACCGTCTACAACTCAGTGGTGTTTGGCTTcttcagtaacacacagagacttaTAAGCAAGTATCGTTATGGCGATGGGCGGCATCCCTGTGGCATGCTGGACCTGACTGTGGCCAGCATGCTGACTGGACTGGTATCAGTGGGCCTGGGAGCCCCGGTGGATCTGGTGAAGATCAGACTGCAATTGCAGACTCAGACGGTTCTAGCAG AGAACGTGCACCTTGCTGGCAACGTATCGAGCTGCACCAACATCCCTCTGCGCTCCGTCGACATCCATAGCCAGAGACTCTACCGAGGTCCCATCCATTGCATCATTAGCATCCTGCAGACCGAGGGCCTGCAGGGCCTGTACAGGGGAGCCGGGGCCATGATCCTGAGGGACGTTCCTGGATACATGCTCTACTTCATCCCTTACACCATCTTCTGCGACCTGCTGAAGCCAGACGCCACGTCAAGCCCTCATCCGTGTTTCATCGGGCTGGCTGGAGGACTAGCAG GGTCCATTTCCTGGGTCACGGCCACGCCAGCTGATGTGGTGAAGAGTCGAATGCAGGCGGACGCTCAGCCGCAGAGGAAGTACAGGGGAATTTTACACTGCATCATCCTCAGCTACAAGACAGAGGGCGCTCAG GTTTTCTTCCGCGGAGCGTCAGTAAATGCCATCAGAGGCTTCCCGATGAGCGCCACCATGTTCCTGACCTACGAACTCTCCCTGCAGTTCTTCAGGGGTCTCTAG
- the slc25a48 gene encoding solute carrier family 25 member 48 isoform X2, with protein sequence MQTSKNFRLDDFIAGWIGGASSVVVGHPLDTVKTRLQAGKDYKSPLHCILAIYRQETAMGFFKGMSFPLASITVYNSVVFGFFSNTQRLISKYRYGDGRHPCGMLDLTVASMLTGLVSVGLGAPVDLVKIRLQLQTQTVLAENVHLAGNVSSCTNIPLRSVDIHSQRLYRGPIHCIISILQTEGLQGLYRGAGAMILRDVPGYMLYFIPYTIFCDLLKPDATSSPHPCFIGLAGGLAGSISWVTATPADVVKSRMQADAQPQRKYRGILHCIILSYKTEGAQRLEST encoded by the exons ATGCAGACTTCAAAGAACTTTCGGTTGGATGATTTTATTGCAGGATGGATCGGAG GAGCTTCCAGTGTGGTCGTGGGCCATCCGCTGGACACAGTGAAG aCACGGCTCCAGGCGGGGAAAGACTACAAGAGCCCTCTGCACTGCATCCTCGCAATCTACAGGCAGGAAACG GCCATGGGTTTCTTTAAAGGCATGTCTTTCCCGCTGGCCAGCATCACCGTCTACAACTCAGTGGTGTTTGGCTTcttcagtaacacacagagacttaTAAGCAAGTATCGTTATGGCGATGGGCGGCATCCCTGTGGCATGCTGGACCTGACTGTGGCCAGCATGCTGACTGGACTGGTATCAGTGGGCCTGGGAGCCCCGGTGGATCTGGTGAAGATCAGACTGCAATTGCAGACTCAGACGGTTCTAGCAG AGAACGTGCACCTTGCTGGCAACGTATCGAGCTGCACCAACATCCCTCTGCGCTCCGTCGACATCCATAGCCAGAGACTCTACCGAGGTCCCATCCATTGCATCATTAGCATCCTGCAGACCGAGGGCCTGCAGGGCCTGTACAGGGGAGCCGGGGCCATGATCCTGAGGGACGTTCCTGGATACATGCTCTACTTCATCCCTTACACCATCTTCTGCGACCTGCTGAAGCCAGACGCCACGTCAAGCCCTCATCCGTGTTTCATCGGGCTGGCTGGAGGACTAGCAG GGTCCATTTCCTGGGTCACGGCCACGCCAGCTGATGTGGTGAAGAGTCGAATGCAGGCGGACGCTCAGCCGCAGAGGAAGTACAGGGGAATTTTACACTGCATCATCCTCAGCTACAAGACAGAGGGCGCTCAG aGACTTGAATCTACATGA
- the slc25a48 gene encoding solute carrier family 25 member 48 isoform X1 — protein sequence MQTSKNFRLDDFIAGWIGGASSVVVGHPLDTVKTRLQAGKDYKSPLHCILAIYRQETAMGFFKGMSFPLASITVYNSVVFGFFSNTQRLISKYRYGDGRHPCGMLDLTVASMLTGLVSVGLGAPVDLVKIRLQLQTQTVLAENVHLAGNVSSCTNIPLRSVDIHSQRLYRGPIHCIISILQTEGLQGLYRGAGAMILRDVPGYMLYFIPYTIFCDLLKPDATSSPHPCFIGLAGGLAGSISWVTATPADVVKSRMQADAQPQRKYRGILHCIILSYKTEGAQVFFRGASVNAIRGFPMSATMFLTYELSLQFFRGL from the exons ATGCAGACTTCAAAGAACTTTCGGTTGGATGATTTTATTGCAGGATGGATCGGAG GAGCTTCCAGTGTGGTCGTGGGCCATCCGCTGGACACAGTGAAG aCACGGCTCCAGGCGGGGAAAGACTACAAGAGCCCTCTGCACTGCATCCTCGCAATCTACAGGCAGGAAACG GCCATGGGTTTCTTTAAAGGCATGTCTTTCCCGCTGGCCAGCATCACCGTCTACAACTCAGTGGTGTTTGGCTTcttcagtaacacacagagacttaTAAGCAAGTATCGTTATGGCGATGGGCGGCATCCCTGTGGCATGCTGGACCTGACTGTGGCCAGCATGCTGACTGGACTGGTATCAGTGGGCCTGGGAGCCCCGGTGGATCTGGTGAAGATCAGACTGCAATTGCAGACTCAGACGGTTCTAGCAG AGAACGTGCACCTTGCTGGCAACGTATCGAGCTGCACCAACATCCCTCTGCGCTCCGTCGACATCCATAGCCAGAGACTCTACCGAGGTCCCATCCATTGCATCATTAGCATCCTGCAGACCGAGGGCCTGCAGGGCCTGTACAGGGGAGCCGGGGCCATGATCCTGAGGGACGTTCCTGGATACATGCTCTACTTCATCCCTTACACCATCTTCTGCGACCTGCTGAAGCCAGACGCCACGTCAAGCCCTCATCCGTGTTTCATCGGGCTGGCTGGAGGACTAGCAG GGTCCATTTCCTGGGTCACGGCCACGCCAGCTGATGTGGTGAAGAGTCGAATGCAGGCGGACGCTCAGCCGCAGAGGAAGTACAGGGGAATTTTACACTGCATCATCCTCAGCTACAAGACAGAGGGCGCTCAG GTTTTCTTCCGCGGAGCGTCAGTAAATGCCATCAGAGGCTTCCCGATGAGCGCCACCATGTTCCTGACCTACGAACTCTCCCTGCAGTTCTTCAGGGGTCTCTAG